One genomic region from Bacteroidota bacterium encodes:
- a CDS encoding response regulator produces MSKTNILIVEDESIVAKDIQMSLRKLGYNVVAICSNGEDAIRAAEEHTPDLVLMDIMLKGNMSGIEAAEQIRERFSIPIIYLTAYADESTLSKAKITEPYGYIIKPFKEIDLRTSIEMALYKHQKESDMRKERDFLYSIVENKDSKDIIFVKSNSRLVKVRTRDIYFIEALKDYVVINTSNARYTIHSTMKDIERKLSPNEFVRVHRSFIVRIDKIVSIEPPNLMLEDEKKPIPIGGSYKDELAKKINQV; encoded by the coding sequence ATGTCAAAAACAAATATTCTAATCGTCGAGGACGAAAGCATTGTAGCCAAAGATATCCAGATGAGCCTGCGCAAACTGGGGTACAATGTAGTGGCGATCTGCTCCAATGGCGAAGATGCCATACGCGCCGCAGAAGAGCACACACCCGATCTGGTATTGATGGATATTATGCTCAAAGGAAACATGAGCGGAATTGAAGCCGCCGAGCAAATCCGCGAGCGTTTCAGCATTCCCATCATTTACCTTACCGCCTACGCCGACGAAAGCACGCTGAGCAAGGCAAAAATTACTGAACCCTACGGCTATATCATCAAGCCGTTTAAAGAAATAGATCTGCGCACCTCCATTGAAATGGCGCTTTACAAGCACCAGAAAGAAAGCGACATGCGCAAAGAGCGTGATTTCCTTTACTCCATTGTAGAAAACAAAGACAGTAAAGACATCATCTTCGTAAAATCAAACTCACGCCTCGTAAAAGTGCGCACCCGCGATATTTACTTCATCGAAGCGCTCAAGGATTACGTAGTAATCAACACCTCAAACGCCCGCTACACCATCCATTCCACCATGAAAGACATTGAACGCAAACTCTCGCCCAACGAGTTTGTGCGCGTTCACCGCTCGTTCATTGTGCGTATTGATAAAATCGTTTCCATCGAGCCACCCAACCTGATGCTCGAAGACGAGAAAAAGCCCATTCCCATTGGCGGCTCGTATAAAGATGAGCTGGCGAAGAAGATTAATCAGGTGTAG
- a CDS encoding PAS domain S-box protein: MNYENWSREDLVDELTRLRRLLENDGKLRDKPAENIRIDTNLDEGWYDDAQLVKTIFSRILEFVYYAEINQNGQREIRFASPHIEHIYGISREEYLTNAGALAQSIHPGDMEAIRSATVALFRNKTAQTFTYRFFHKQKNAYVWLEETVYPKQNEEGKVFGNLGVIRDVTEKVEAEIKLRRSQTSLENVLNAINQVVYHFDFSAHSKPKVLYLSQNIEDLLGVNYEEYQNDPLKFGQYCHPEDLQGVMNMLRQQRIDHQPKIYRYRFLHQKKKEYFWLEEYVVKTFDADNNVLTAFGITRNITEQKEAEDRLRTSEERFRMLAQNADDVIFRLSFFPKPHYEYISPSIYTIAGYQPEDFYVNPLAAFDLIHPDDRTSYVDSQEIIAGKKPPHNVAIDEKSFIVRWVCKDGQIKWVETRNKIITDETGKAIAIEGISRDITQNKLAEEEILASREFYRTLIEQSPDGIIFLDLSGKLLSANPAAYRIIGTETEEALLRQNIFSYILPEYHEQVKSRLKEVMNGGHVPFNIMQVRNIRDEIVEVESKPMLYQFQGRPAIIAFVRDLSVFRKLEKEQLRVQVMEENNQKLQIEIQDRIRAERQLSETQKNLRLLIDSSLDTISAADRDGHITEFNAAAERTFGYTREEALGAHLSILFGGNEEQALAITAILETDGYYSGEVINKRKNGELFTSLLAASLLRNEDGEVIGSMGVSRDITERKTFERQLVETQKYLRLLVDSSIDMIIASDKDGNITEFNASAERSFGYTRDEALKMNINELYKNDEEGKRISRKLIEENSFFSGEIINKRKNGEEFYCFLSASILRNEDGEIVGSMGISRDISDRLQAERELRLREEKYRAVFNQAYTGIALVSVQKGRYIEVNERLCSMLGYSRNELLEMSINELQLPGDLSRLPKGEDFIKLGFRHIVDEHRYRHKNGETVYVNITITLVRGDDNQPLHFVYVYEDLTPKRKAEEKLRIQAAKLNAVIETSSHIIWTIDRNSVLTSFNKNYAYWFGKSYSDQPYIGLDMIAYSRRISEEYAQFWDEKVQKTFAGNPQHFELPVTMKDGSVAWREVFLNPIHGPGDEIIEVSCIAHETTEMKRAQEKIHRQAEQLNAIIESSTHMIWTADRQHRMTSFNKQQSDWIMRAYGIRPYVGMDIEEVKLRTGETYSNFWDEKFKATFSGMPQYFESKFEHKNGQVTWREVYLNPIRNENGDIIELSCIAHDITEKKAIDENLRQSLKEKEVLLKEVHHRVKNNLQVISSILNLQKAYVRDNKTLELLHESQNRIKSMAFVHESLYQTKDFSNINFADYIGNVTRNLMHSYASTESPPELELSLAPIQLNLDTAIPCGLIINELLSNSLKYAFRKTKNGKISLTLTENKGNIKIVIADNGSGLPETVDYRNTESLGLQLVVTLVEQINGKIKLENKKGAKFTIEFTSIPANQ; encoded by the coding sequence ATGAATTACGAAAACTGGTCGCGCGAAGATCTTGTAGATGAACTGACGAGACTGCGCCGTTTACTTGAAAACGATGGAAAACTACGGGATAAACCCGCGGAAAACATTCGTATTGACACCAATCTTGACGAAGGCTGGTACGATGATGCACAGCTTGTGAAAACCATTTTTTCGCGCATTTTAGAGTTTGTCTATTATGCGGAAATTAACCAAAACGGCCAAAGGGAAATACGGTTTGCCAGTCCGCACATTGAACATATATATGGTATTTCGCGCGAAGAATATCTGACCAATGCGGGCGCGCTGGCTCAAAGTATTCACCCCGGGGACATGGAGGCCATTCGCAGTGCAACGGTGGCTTTATTCCGCAATAAAACAGCACAAACATTCACCTACAGGTTTTTTCACAAACAAAAGAATGCTTACGTATGGCTTGAAGAAACCGTTTACCCCAAGCAGAACGAGGAAGGAAAAGTATTTGGTAATCTGGGGGTGATACGCGATGTGACTGAAAAGGTGGAGGCCGAAATAAAACTTCGCCGCAGCCAGACTTCGCTTGAAAATGTGCTCAACGCGATTAATCAGGTTGTTTATCATTTCGATTTTTCAGCGCATAGCAAACCAAAAGTGCTTTACCTGAGTCAGAATATTGAAGATTTGCTTGGGGTTAATTATGAAGAATACCAGAACGACCCGCTTAAATTCGGCCAGTATTGCCATCCCGAAGATTTGCAGGGTGTAATGAATATGCTGCGTCAGCAGCGCATCGACCATCAGCCCAAAATCTATCGTTATCGTTTTCTGCACCAGAAAAAGAAAGAGTATTTCTGGCTTGAAGAGTATGTGGTAAAAACGTTTGATGCTGATAATAATGTACTTACTGCATTTGGCATTACCAGAAATATTACCGAGCAAAAGGAGGCCGAAGACAGGCTTAGAACCAGCGAGGAAAGATTCAGAATGCTGGCCCAGAATGCGGATGATGTTATTTTCCGGTTATCGTTTTTTCCCAAGCCGCATTACGAATACATCAGTCCTTCGATATACACTATTGCCGGTTACCAACCTGAAGATTTTTATGTTAATCCGCTAGCTGCGTTTGATTTAATTCACCCCGACGACAGAACGTCGTATGTGGACTCGCAGGAAATTATTGCAGGAAAAAAACCACCACATAATGTGGCTATTGACGAGAAATCGTTTATTGTGCGATGGGTTTGTAAAGACGGGCAAATAAAATGGGTAGAAACGCGCAACAAGATTATTACCGATGAAACAGGTAAAGCCATTGCGATAGAAGGAATTTCTCGCGATATTACCCAAAACAAGCTGGCTGAAGAAGAAATTCTTGCCAGCCGCGAATTTTACCGCACACTTATTGAACAGTCGCCCGACGGAATAATCTTTCTCGACCTTAGCGGAAAACTGCTTTCGGCCAATCCTGCCGCTTATCGCATAATCGGTACTGAAACAGAAGAAGCATTGTTACGGCAGAATATTTTCAGTTACATCCTGCCCGAATATCATGAGCAGGTAAAAAGCCGTTTGAAAGAGGTAATGAATGGCGGGCATGTGCCGTTTAATATTATGCAGGTGCGGAACATACGCGATGAAATTGTGGAGGTGGAGTCCAAACCCATGCTCTATCAGTTTCAGGGAAGGCCCGCCATTATTGCTTTTGTGCGTGATCTTTCCGTATTCCGCAAACTGGAAAAGGAACAGCTTCGGGTGCAGGTGATGGAAGAAAACAACCAGAAACTGCAAATCGAAATTCAGGACAGGATCAGGGCAGAGCGACAGTTGAGCGAAACGCAAAAAAACCTTCGTTTGCTGATCGACAGTTCGCTTGATACCATTTCAGCGGCCGACCGCGACGGGCATATTACCGAGTTTAACGCTGCTGCCGAGCGCACATTTGGATACACCCGCGAAGAGGCGCTGGGGGCACATCTTTCAATACTTTTTGGCGGTAACGAAGAGCAGGCCTTGGCAATTACAGCCATACTGGAGACCGACGGCTACTATTCGGGTGAGGTAATAAACAAGCGCAAAAACGGCGAACTCTTTACTTCTCTGCTGGCCGCAAGTTTGCTTCGCAACGAAGATGGCGAGGTAATCGGCTCCATGGGTGTTTCGAGAGATATTACCGAACGAAAGACTTTTGAACGACAGCTGGTAGAAACGCAGAAGTATCTGCGTCTGCTGGTTGATAGTTCGATAGATATGATTATTGCCTCAGATAAAGACGGCAATATTACTGAGTTCAATGCATCAGCCGAACGCTCGTTTGGCTACACGCGCGATGAGGCGCTGAAAATGAATATCAACGAACTCTATAAAAACGACGAGGAAGGAAAACGCATTTCAAGAAAGCTGATAGAAGAAAACAGCTTTTTCTCCGGCGAAATCATCAACAAAAGAAAAAACGGCGAAGAGTTTTACTGCTTCCTTTCGGCCAGCATTCTGCGTAACGAAGATGGCGAAATAGTAGGTTCGATGGGTATTTCGCGCGATATCAGCGACCGCCTTCAGGCCGAACGTGAGTTACGTTTGCGCGAAGAAAAATACCGCGCCGTATTTAACCAGGCCTACACCGGTATTGCGCTGGTAAGTGTTCAAAAAGGGCGCTACATTGAAGTAAACGAACGCCTGTGCAGCATGCTCGGCTACAGCCGCAACGAATTGCTGGAAATGTCGATAAACGAGCTTCAGCTCCCCGGCGACCTTTCGCGCCTGCCAAAAGGTGAAGACTTTATCAAACTCGGTTTCCGGCATATTGTGGACGAACACCGCTACCGCCACAAAAACGGAGAAACGGTATATGTAAATATTACCATCACACTGGTGCGTGGCGATGATAACCAGCCGCTGCATTTTGTGTACGTGTATGAAGACCTTACACCCAAACGAAAAGCCGAGGAAAAACTGCGCATTCAGGCCGCCAAGCTTAATGCCGTAATCGAAACCAGCTCGCACATTATCTGGACTATTGACCGGAACAGCGTACTAACCTCGTTTAATAAAAACTATGCATACTGGTTCGGAAAATCCTACAGTGACCAGCCTTACATCGGACTCGATATGATTGCCTACTCGAGACGCATTTCTGAAGAATATGCACAGTTTTGGGACGAAAAAGTACAGAAGACATTTGCCGGAAACCCACAGCACTTCGAGCTTCCGGTTACCATGAAAGATGGCTCAGTGGCCTGGCGAGAAGTATTTCTGAACCCTATTCACGGACCCGGCGACGAAATAATTGAAGTGTCCTGTATTGCCCACGAAACAACTGAAATGAAAAGGGCGCAAGAAAAAATACACCGCCAGGCCGAGCAGCTGAATGCCATTATTGAAAGCAGCACACACATGATCTGGACGGCCGACCGCCAGCACAGAATGACCTCGTTCAATAAGCAGCAGTCGGACTGGATTATGCGCGCTTACGGAATTAGGCCTTACGTGGGTATGGATATCGAAGAAGTGAAGCTGCGTACCGGAGAAACATATTCAAACTTCTGGGACGAAAAGTTCAAGGCCACATTTTCCGGAATGCCCCAGTATTTCGAATCGAAATTCGAGCATAAAAACGGTCAGGTAACCTGGCGCGAAGTTTATCTCAACCCCATTCGCAACGAAAATGGCGATATCATTGAGCTTTCCTGCATTGCGCACGACATTACCGAGAAGAAAGCCATTGACGAAAATCTCCGGCAGTCGCTCAAAGAAAAGGAAGTGCTGCTTAAAGAGGTGCACCACCGCGTAAAAAACAACCTTCAGGTTATTTCCAGCATTCTCAACCTGCAAAAAGCATACGTACGCGATAATAAAACGCTCGAACTCCTGCATGAAAGCCAGAACCGGATAAAATCAATGGCCTTTGTGCACGAAAGCCTTTACCAGACTAAAGATTTCTCCAATATCAATTTTGCCGACTACATCGGAAATGTAACAAGGAACCTGATGCATTCGTATGCAAGCACAGAGTCGCCTCCAGAGCTTGAACTTAGTCTGGCGCCAATTCAGCTCAACCTTGACACGGCCATTCCGTGCGGGCTTATTATCAACGAATTGCTGTCAAATTCACTCAAATATGCGTTCCGCAAGACTAAAAACGGCAAGATCTCCCTCACCCTCACTGAAAATAAGGGAAATATCAAAATTGTTATTGCCGACAACGGTTCAGGGCTTCCGGAAACAGTGGATTATCGTAATACCGAATCACTCGGACTTCAACTTGTAGTTACACTTGTTGAACAAATCAATGGGAAAATAAAGCTGGAAAACAAAAAAGGCGCTAAATTCACCATCGAATTTACCAGCATCCCTGCAAATCAGTAA
- a CDS encoding toxin-antitoxin system YwqK family antitoxin translates to MTRLYYENGKLYSEGRIVSEKPEGYWKTYYPNGKLKSEGNRRNFQLDSTWKFYSEKGVPTVFYTYKNGRKDGPKQIFDENGLLKREEPFRNDTIHGTVREFFTSGKVQQTIPFTEGRENGTGFEFDTTGTVITIIEYKGGFVKNTERLNRRDANGLRQGVWKEFYPNGKTHIEGRYLNDKKNGYFKEYNQQGNLLSITKWENGVLVKNPPELATIETITTRHPNGRPKEVGNYKDGVPEGVFKQYDTTGVIIGSEQYKDGILVSEGILDIKNLQQGRWKEYHETGELRAEGEYKNGVRVGEWIFYYPNGKTDQKGKYDNRGRPVGTWRWYYDNGQLLREENYKDGVREGIMTEYDEKGNVITQGEFIEGQKEGPWFFQMNDYREEGVYHADMREGIWKHTYLTNGNKRFEGNYVNGQPDGKHTWWYENGKVWQTGTFAYGMKDGDWRYYEEEGILILTITYKDNTEIKYDGIKMKFEADKS, encoded by the coding sequence TTGACCCGGCTGTATTACGAAAACGGAAAACTATACAGTGAAGGCCGCATTGTAAGTGAAAAACCTGAAGGCTACTGGAAAACCTACTATCCTAACGGCAAATTAAAGTCGGAAGGCAACCGCCGCAACTTTCAGCTCGACAGTACCTGGAAATTTTATTCGGAAAAAGGTGTTCCCACGGTATTTTATACCTACAAAAACGGGCGTAAGGACGGACCCAAACAGATTTTCGATGAAAACGGTTTGCTGAAACGCGAAGAACCATTCAGAAACGACACCATACACGGCACCGTGCGCGAGTTTTTTACCAGCGGAAAAGTACAGCAAACCATTCCCTTTACCGAAGGCCGCGAAAATGGTACCGGATTTGAATTCGATACAACCGGCACGGTAATAACCATTATTGAATACAAAGGCGGTTTTGTAAAAAACACAGAACGTTTGAACCGCCGAGATGCAAATGGTTTGCGGCAAGGAGTGTGGAAAGAATTTTATCCGAACGGTAAAACGCACATTGAAGGCCGCTACCTGAACGATAAGAAAAACGGCTATTTTAAAGAATATAACCAACAGGGAAATCTGCTGTCTATCACAAAATGGGAAAATGGCGTATTGGTTAAAAACCCGCCCGAACTGGCAACCATAGAAACCATTACTACACGCCACCCAAACGGCAGGCCGAAAGAAGTGGGCAACTATAAAGACGGTGTGCCAGAAGGAGTATTTAAGCAATACGATACAACCGGCGTAATTATCGGTTCAGAACAATACAAAGACGGAATTCTTGTTTCCGAAGGCATACTCGACATTAAAAACCTTCAGCAGGGGCGCTGGAAAGAATATCACGAAACCGGCGAACTGCGTGCGGAAGGTGAATACAAAAACGGTGTACGCGTAGGCGAATGGATATTTTATTATCCCAACGGAAAAACGGATCAGAAAGGTAAGTATGACAACCGTGGCCGGCCGGTTGGCACGTGGCGCTGGTATTACGACAACGGCCAGTTGCTGCGGGAAGAAAATTATAAAGACGGCGTGCGTGAAGGAATAATGACTGAATACGATGAGAAAGGAAACGTTATTACGCAAGGCGAATTTATAGAAGGACAAAAAGAAGGTCCCTGGTTTTTTCAGATGAATGATTACAGGGAAGAAGGAGTTTATCATGCCGACATGCGTGAGGGGATCTGGAAACACACCTATCTTACCAACGGAAACAAACGGTTTGAAGGAAATTATGTAAACGGACAACCCGATGGCAAGCATACGTGGTGGTACGAAAACGGAAAAGTATGGCAAACCGGAACCTTCGCCTATGGCATGAAAGATGGCGACTGGAGATACTATGAAGAAGAAGGGATATTAATTCTGACAATTACGTATAAAGACAACACAGAAATAAAGTACGACGGAATAAAGATGAAGTTTGAAGCCGATAAAAGCTGA
- the rpiB gene encoding ribose 5-phosphate isomerase B: MAQLKLAAGADHAGFALKQEMVAYLRSLGHEVTDYGTHTEQSVDYPDFAHPVASAVEKGEVVFGLLVCGSGNGISMAANKHAGIRAALCWKPEIAELARLHNDANILSLPARFISVEEAKACINIFLNTAFEGGRHANRVNKISC, from the coding sequence ATGGCTCAACTTAAACTGGCCGCAGGCGCCGATCATGCAGGCTTTGCTCTTAAGCAGGAAATGGTTGCCTATCTGCGTTCGCTTGGTCACGAAGTAACTGATTACGGCACACACACTGAACAAAGTGTGGATTATCCCGACTTTGCACATCCGGTGGCCAGTGCAGTAGAAAAAGGCGAAGTTGTTTTCGGTTTATTAGTATGTGGTTCGGGAAACGGAATAAGCATGGCGGCAAACAAACATGCCGGCATCCGCGCCGCTTTATGCTGGAAACCGGAAATTGCCGAACTGGCCCGCCTGCATAACGATGCCAATATTCTTTCCCTTCCTGCCCGCTTTATTTCGGTTGAAGAAGCAAAAGCATGTATAAACATTTTTTTAAATACTGCCTTTGAAGGTGGCCGTCATGCCAACCGGGTAAACAAAATAAGCTGCTGA
- the nadA gene encoding quinolinate synthase NadA has translation MNNTVAEKGWLNLPPDPTLDLFAEISRLKKEKKMVLLAHYYQDADIQDVADFIGDSLGLAQQAAKTDAEIIVFAGVHFMAETAKILNPHKKVLLPDLRAGCSLADSCPPEAFAAFKAKHPDHIVISYINCTADIKALSDIICTSSNAEQIVNSLPPDQKIIFAPDRNLGGYLNKKTGRNMLLWDGACMVHEIFSLEKIARLKQQHPEAKFIAHPECEAPVLELADFIGSTTALLNFTKKDSAQAYIVATETGILHQMEKSSPQKTFIPAPPNNSCACNDCPHMKLNTLEKLYVCMQYELPEITMSPELIEKSAKPINRMLELSAQFGL, from the coding sequence ATGAATAATACAGTAGCCGAGAAAGGCTGGCTTAATTTGCCCCCTGATCCCACGCTGGATTTGTTTGCTGAAATAAGCCGGCTGAAAAAAGAAAAAAAGATGGTGCTGCTGGCGCATTACTATCAGGATGCCGATATACAGGATGTGGCCGATTTTATTGGCGACAGTCTTGGGCTGGCGCAGCAGGCTGCTAAAACCGATGCAGAGATCATTGTATTTGCCGGTGTGCATTTTATGGCCGAAACGGCAAAGATCCTTAATCCGCACAAGAAAGTGCTGCTGCCCGATTTACGCGCCGGCTGCTCACTTGCGGATTCGTGTCCGCCCGAGGCTTTTGCCGCATTTAAGGCAAAGCACCCCGATCATATCGTGATTTCTTACATCAACTGCACGGCCGATATCAAGGCGCTGAGCGATATTATCTGCACCTCAAGCAATGCCGAGCAGATTGTAAACAGCCTGCCGCCCGATCAGAAAATCATCTTTGCGCCCGACCGCAACCTGGGCGGCTACCTGAACAAGAAAACCGGCCGAAATATGCTGCTGTGGGACGGGGCCTGCATGGTGCATGAAATTTTCTCGCTCGAAAAAATTGCCCGTCTTAAACAGCAACATCCTGAGGCAAAGTTCATTGCTCACCCCGAATGTGAGGCTCCGGTGCTTGAACTGGCTGATTTTATTGGTTCAACCACGGCCCTGCTCAACTTTACAAAGAAAGACAGCGCCCAGGCCTACATTGTGGCTACCGAAACCGGAATTCTGCACCAGATGGAAAAATCATCGCCGCAGAAAACCTTCATCCCTGCTCCGCCAAACAACAGCTGCGCCTGCAACGACTGCCCGCACATGAAACTCAACACGCTCGAAAAGCTGTATGTGTGCATGCAGTACGAGCTGCCGGAAATCACCATGAGCCCCGAACTGATCGAGAAATCAGCAAAGCCAATTAACCGGATGCTTGAACTTTCTGCACAATTTGGCCTGTAA
- a CDS encoding M28 family peptidase: MRISVQAAIGAALFSSVFFTAMQPDQKDQVRMKYAQTVTAADLRAHLQVLASDTYEGRETGKKGQKMAAEYIRNRFRELGIPELPSGGYYQNVPLEEFVPGNGTVTAGSQSFSFGNDFFYTSGTTDQDLTASEIVLAGYGIETRKWNDYGKQKHTGKIVMVFADEPVDAAGKSRITNTTEKSDWSTQRRLKINSAREHGAKALFIILPDYEKRKQEMHHGIEATTLQLKGEKAEQRMPVLYISESMANSLLGKKADVKQIRNKINTKGKSKTLVSKQPASIRIQRTKREINTENVLGYLEGSDLKNELLVITAHYDHIGMEDTVVFNGADDDGTGTVTVLELAEAFVQAKKDGHGPRRSILFMTVSGEEKGLLGSEWYSEHPVFPLSQTVCNLNIDMIGRVDPDHEKDTAAYVYVIGSDKLSSQLKAVSEAANTTYCGIKLDYRFDAPNDPNFFYYRSDHYNFARKNVPVIFYFNGTHADYHKATDEVSKINFPLMERRARLVFYTAWEIANRDARLQVDKK, translated from the coding sequence ATGCGCATTTCTGTTCAGGCTGCAATTGGTGCAGCACTTTTTTCATCCGTATTTTTTACCGCCATGCAACCCGATCAGAAAGATCAGGTGCGCATGAAATACGCCCAAACCGTCACAGCTGCCGATTTAAGAGCACATCTCCAGGTGCTGGCTTCCGATACCTACGAAGGACGTGAAACGGGCAAGAAGGGCCAGAAAATGGCCGCAGAGTACATCAGAAACCGTTTCCGCGAGCTCGGAATTCCCGAACTGCCTTCGGGCGGCTATTACCAGAACGTGCCGCTCGAAGAATTTGTGCCCGGAAACGGAACAGTAACCGCTGGCAGTCAGTCGTTTTCATTTGGAAACGATTTCTTTTACACTTCGGGCACCACCGATCAGGATTTAACGGCCTCTGAAATTGTGCTGGCCGGCTACGGAATTGAAACCAGAAAGTGGAACGACTACGGCAAACAAAAGCACACCGGAAAAATTGTAATGGTATTTGCCGATGAACCGGTAGATGCCGCCGGAAAATCACGCATTACAAATACCACCGAAAAATCAGACTGGAGCACACAGCGCCGTTTGAAAATAAACAGCGCCCGCGAACATGGAGCAAAAGCACTTTTCATTATTCTGCCTGATTATGAAAAGCGCAAACAGGAAATGCATCACGGCATTGAAGCCACCACACTTCAGCTCAAAGGCGAAAAGGCCGAGCAGCGAATGCCTGTGCTGTACATTTCCGAATCAATGGCTAACAGCCTGTTGGGCAAAAAAGCCGATGTAAAACAGATAAGAAATAAAATAAACACCAAAGGAAAAAGTAAAACACTTGTAAGTAAACAACCGGCCTCAATACGCATCCAGCGCACAAAGCGCGAGATCAACACAGAAAATGTGCTCGGCTACCTCGAAGGAAGTGATCTGAAAAACGAATTGCTTGTAATTACTGCGCATTATGATCATATCGGTATGGAAGACACCGTGGTGTTTAATGGTGCTGATGATGATGGTACAGGAACAGTTACTGTACTTGAACTTGCCGAAGCTTTTGTGCAAGCAAAGAAAGATGGCCACGGTCCGCGACGCAGTATTTTGTTTATGACCGTGTCGGGCGAAGAAAAAGGATTGCTGGGTTCTGAATGGTACAGCGAACATCCGGTGTTTCCCCTCAGTCAGACCGTGTGCAATTTAAATATTGATATGATCGGACGTGTGGATCCTGATCATGAAAAAGATACTGCGGCTTATGTGTATGTAATTGGTTCCGACAAGCTCAGTTCGCAGTTAAAAGCAGTGAGTGAGGCAGCAAATACAACCTACTGCGGCATAAAGCTCGATTATCGTTTTGATGCACCGAACGATCCGAACTTCTTCTATTACAGGTCTGATCATTACAACTTTGCGCGGAAAAATGTGCCTGTAATTTTTTACTTTAACGGCACGCATGCCGATTATCATAAAGCCACGGATGAAGTAAGCAAAATTAATTTTCCGCTTATGGAGCGCCGCGCACGATTAGTGTTTTATACAGCCTGGGAAATTGCCAACCGCGATGCCCGTTTGCAGGTAGATAAAAAATAG
- a CDS encoding lactate utilization protein, with the protein MSDFATRFQQAAEAKVFDSEHRKKLQFNIGQYNKKVVQGKQQFSNIELARTRAAGLRNKVVENLDKYLIEFEANFLKRGGKIIWATDAAEAAREIGQLLAKNNITSVIKSKSMVTEEIGLNEHLKKQGIESLETDLGEYIQQLDNEAPYHIVTPAMHKSKEDVAKLFHEKKGTAPDMSPAQVMAWVREHMREKYMNAGAGITGANFLMADSGTIAVSENEGNAVLSMGFPKLHIVITGIEKIIPSQNDLDLFWPLLSTFGTGQQLTVYNSIIGGPRQNGETDGPEELVLVLLDNGRSNVLAQTEQRRALGCIRCGACLNACPVYEGVGGHAYDATYSGPIGSVLMPWMGGMENYRHLSNASTLCGKCTEVCPVKIDLHKLLLYNRRDANQQGMATKTENVMWFFWKGAMLKRSKMEKGGSKLKNFMLRQFFRKQWGNRRELPSVAPKSFNQIWRERKGIK; encoded by the coding sequence ATGAGCGACTTTGCCACACGTTTTCAGCAGGCTGCAGAAGCTAAAGTGTTCGACAGCGAACACCGGAAAAAGCTGCAGTTTAACATTGGCCAGTACAACAAAAAAGTAGTGCAGGGCAAACAGCAGTTCAGCAACATTGAGCTGGCCCGCACACGTGCAGCAGGCCTTCGCAATAAAGTGGTTGAAAACCTCGATAAATACCTTATTGAGTTTGAAGCCAATTTTCTGAAACGTGGCGGTAAAATAATCTGGGCTACGGATGCAGCCGAAGCAGCACGTGAAATTGGTCAGCTGCTTGCCAAAAACAACATTACCTCGGTTATCAAATCAAAATCAATGGTAACCGAGGAAATAGGGCTTAACGAACACCTGAAGAAACAGGGCATTGAGTCGCTCGAAACAGATCTTGGCGAATACATTCAACAGCTCGATAACGAAGCTCCTTACCACATTGTAACCCCGGCCATGCATAAGTCGAAGGAAGATGTGGCAAAACTTTTTCACGAGAAAAAAGGCACTGCTCCAGACATGTCGCCGGCACAGGTAATGGCCTGGGTACGCGAGCACATGCGCGAAAAATACATGAATGCCGGTGCGGGAATTACAGGTGCCAACTTCCTCATGGCCGACAGTGGTACAATTGCTGTGAGCGAAAATGAAGGCAATGCCGTGCTCTCCATGGGTTTTCCGAAACTACATATCGTAATCACCGGCATTGAGAAAATAATTCCTTCGCAAAACGATCTCGATTTGTTCTGGCCGCTGCTGTCCACATTTGGTACCGGACAACAGCTTACCGTGTATAATTCCATCATAGGCGGCCCGCGCCAAAATGGTGAAACCGACGGCCCCGAAGAACTTGTGCTTGTATTGCTTGATAACGGCCGGAGCAATGTGCTTGCTCAAACCGAGCAGCGCCGCGCATTAGGCTGCATACGCTGTGGTGCATGCCTCAATGCCTGCCCTGTTTATGAAGGCGTGGGCGGACACGCCTATGATGCCACATACAGCGGCCCCATTGGCTCTGTACTTATGCCGTGGATGGGTGGCATGGAAAACTACCGCCACCTGAGCAATGCCTCCACGCTTTGCGGAAAATGCACGGAAGTGTGTCCGGTAAAAATAGACCTGCACAAACTCCTGCTCTACAACCGCCGCGATGCCAACCAGCAAGGCATGGCCACAAAAACAGAAAATGTAATGTGGTTTTTCTGGAAAGGAGCCATGCTGAAAAGAAGTAAAATGGAAAAAGGCGGCTCCAAGCTTAAAAACTTTATGCTCCGTCAGTTCTTCCGCAAACAATGGGGCAACCGCCGTGAATTACCTTCCGTAGCGCCAAAATCATTCAACCAGATCTGGCGCGAACGCAAGGGAATTAAGTAA